In Flavobacterium sp. GSB-24, the genomic window TCCTAAACCAATTCCGAAATCATCCAGAGCAGAGTCAGAAGCAAAATTGTAGCGTGTCCAAAGATTGGCGCTGTTTTTTGGTGTATTCTGTTTTCGCTGTCCAATTAATGAGGTATTGGCATCATTTGTAATTTCCGCATCAATGTAACTGTATGAAGCATTAATCTGCCAGTCTGGAGTAATATATCCAGCCAAATCACATTCAAAACCACGGCTTCTTTCAGAACCTCTCGTTACCAATAAATCTGGGTTAGCAGGATCATTGGCGTTCATTAATATATTACGCTGATTGATTTCGTAAACAGCAGCATTAAAACTTATGGTATTATTGAAGAAAACAGCTTTTAGCCCAAACTCTTTTAGATCACTTTCCAAAGGTTTAAAGAGACTTCCGGCAGGTAAACTTCCTGTCTGAGGCATTAAAGTAGCTGTATTGGACTGAGGCTGATAACCTTCCAGATAAGTGGTGTATACATTAATAGCATTATTGACAGCGTACGTAACACCAATTCTAGGCAGTAATGCCGATTTTTTAACCTTTATCTCGTTATTGGTTTCATAATTGGTAATATCTTCGAACCATTCGTTTCTCAATCCCAATAAAAAAGTAAATTTTTCCCATCGAATCTGATCTTGAATGTAAACTGCGTTTGTTGTTGTAAGTGCAGACGGAAGCGCCGTACGAACATTTAAAACATAATCCTGAGTATTTCTTAAAGCGTAAGAAGGATTTTTTAAATCAAAGAAATTGACGTTTGGTTTGGGTAAAACAACACCGTTTACAGTTACAGTTTGGTAATTTGATGCATTTGCAGGAACAAAAGTACTCGCCACAGTTCCGTCATTTAATAAATAACCTCTCGCAGCATTTTGCCCGCCGCCGATGTTTTTGTTCCAGCTGCTTAAATCGTAACCAGTTAATAGTTTATGATTGAGTTTACCTGTTTTAAAATCAAAATTTAAATAAGCACTTAGATTATCGATATCCCAATATTGCTGGCGCTGCACAAACTGCATCATTGCCAGACTCGTAACTGGCTGATTGTTCATGTCTACAGCAAAACCATTGGTAGTACGATGTTCTTGCAGGTTTTCTGTCCAGGTTTGTTTCATATACGAAGCATTGAAACCAATTTTTGATGTGAATTTATGAGCAAAATTGGTCATCAAAATCATTTCTTTCGATTTAAAATAATCTCCAGAGGCACCTAGATTGAGACTTATTGGCGTTGTATGTAAATTGGTTTTACCTGCAACAGCTCCAAAAATCGGTTGTCCGCGGTCTAGAACTCCAGTCATTTCGCTTAAAATCAATTCCGTATTGATTGCTGTTTTTTCATTCGGAATATAACTGAAAGAAGGAGAAATCAAAAAGGACTTATTATTGACTAAATCCCGAAATGATTTGGCTTCCTGATACGCTCCGTTGACACGATACAAAAGTGTTTTCGATTCGTTTAACGGACCTGTGAAATCAAGTGTTCCTCGTAAAGTACTAAAGCTACCAACAGTTAGGCTAACTTCCTTTCGGTCTACTGCCAAAGGTTTCTTGGTCACCATATTAATACTTCCGCCAGGATCGACAGAAGAAAATGTAGCACTCGACGGACCTTTGATTACTTCCACACGTTCAATATTACTAGTTAAAGGCTGTAAAAAGTAGTATTGTCTGGTTCGCATTCCGTTAATAATCTGTCCTTCTTCATTTTGACTTATACCGCGAATCGTATATTGATTGTAATAACTGGCCGGAATTACACCGCTGGCCATTTTTACTACATCAGCAAGATAAATTGCTCCTTTATCGGCAATTAATTCTTTGGTAATAGTCGAAATAGACTGCGGAATATCTTTATTTAAGGCAGCAGTTTTGGTTGCCGAAAAAGAGTAGTCGCTATTGTATTTTCGCGTTGAGCGTCCTACAATCTCAACAGTCTGCAATTCGTTTCGCTTGGTTTCCAGTTCAAGAGAATCCTTAATTATGCTGTCTCTAACTTTTTGGTTGCTTTGCGAATGGACAATAGAAAAAGTGCTTACTAAAGATAGTAAGGAAAGTAAATGTTTCATTTTTATCGAGATGGAAATTGGTATTTCCTTTTAAACAGTTTGTAAATACAAATCTTCCAATTCGTTTGCAGAGATTTTTGAGGCTTCAATTACGGTAACTAGATTTCCCTGCTTCATAATTCCGATGTGCGAAGCTACTTCACGCGCTCTGAAAATGTCGTGAGTTGCCATTAAAATTGCCGTTCCATCTGTAGAAAGCTCTTTTAAAATTTGAGAAAACTCATTAGAAGCTTTTGGATCTAAACCACTTGTGGGTTCGTCCAATAAAAGCACTTTAGCTTTTTTAGCAATTGCAATTGCAATTCCGACTTTTTGACGCATTCCTTTAGAATAACCGCCGAGATTTTGGTCGTGTGCTTTGGTCTGAAGTCCAGCTTTGTTTAAAAAATATTCCAGTTCACCTTTTGAATATTTGAAACCTGCCAGCGAGGAGAAAAATTTAAGATTTTCTATACCGGTTAAATTCGGATAAAGCATTACAGTTTCTGGAATATAGGCGACAAATTCTTTAGTAGTTTTTGCGTTTAATGTAACGGGAATATTATTGATAGTTAAAGATCCTTCTGAAGGTTCTATAAAACCTAGAAATAAATTAATAGTTGTTGTTTTTCCGGCACCATTCTGCCCTAAAAGAGCAAATATTTCACCTTCTTTAATAGTTAAGTTTAAAGCATTTAAAGCAGTGTAATCACCATATTTTTTGGTTAGATT contains:
- a CDS encoding TonB-dependent receptor, which codes for MKHLLSLLSLVSTFSIVHSQSNQKVRDSIIKDSLELETKRNELQTVEIVGRSTRKYNSDYSFSATKTAALNKDIPQSISTITKELIADKGAIYLADVVKMASGVIPASYYNQYTIRGISQNEEGQIINGMRTRQYYFLQPLTSNIERVEVIKGPSSATFSSVDPGGSINMVTKKPLAVDRKEVSLTVGSFSTLRGTLDFTGPLNESKTLLYRVNGAYQEAKSFRDLVNNKSFLISPSFSYIPNEKTAINTELILSEMTGVLDRGQPIFGAVAGKTNLHTTPISLNLGASGDYFKSKEMILMTNFAHKFTSKIGFNASYMKQTWTENLQEHRTTNGFAVDMNNQPVTSLAMMQFVQRQQYWDIDNLSAYLNFDFKTGKLNHKLLTGYDLSSWNKNIGGGQNAARGYLLNDGTVASTFVPANASNYQTVTVNGVVLPKPNVNFFDLKNPSYALRNTQDYVLNVRTALPSALTTTNAVYIQDQIRWEKFTFLLGLRNEWFEDITNYETNNEIKVKKSALLPRIGVTYAVNNAINVYTTYLEGYQPQSNTATLMPQTGSLPAGSLFKPLESDLKEFGLKAVFFNNTISFNAAVYEINQRNILMNANDPANPDLLVTRGSERSRGFECDLAGYITPDWQINASYSYIDAEITNDANTSLIGQRKQNTPKNSANLWTRYNFASDSALDDFGIGLGMQYQSSKVPWFTRDFVLPDFTIFDAALYYKPNNSNMQIAVNAGNLLNKTYWLGAQNYLRLFPGSPRNVALTVTYKF
- a CDS encoding ABC transporter ATP-binding protein produces the protein MLTAENLTKKYGDYTALNALNLTIKEGEIFALLGQNGAGKTTTINLFLGFIEPSEGSLTINNIPVTLNAKTTKEFVAYIPETVMLYPNLTGIENLKFFSSLAGFKYSKGELEYFLNKAGLQTKAHDQNLGGYSKGMRQKVGIAIAIAKKAKVLLLDEPTSGLDPKASNEFSQILKELSTDGTAILMATHDIFRAREVASHIGIMKQGNLVTVIEASKISANELEDLYLQTV